A stretch of the Neisseria sp. DTU_2020_1000833_1_SI_GRL_NUU_006 genome encodes the following:
- a CDS encoding basic amino acid ABC transporter substrate-binding protein produces MNMKKWIAAALACSALALSACGGQSKDASSSAPKADKVYRVAANAEFAPFESLDSAGNVEGFDVDLMNAMAKAGGFKVEVKHQPWDSLFPALKNGDTDIVISGVTITDERKQSMDFTDPYFEITQVVLVPKGKKVASSDDLKNMAKVGVVTGQTGDFSVSKLLGNDNPKIARFESVPLVIKELENGGVDAVVSDSAVIANYVKNNPTKSMDFITLPDFTIENYGIAARKGDEATVKMLNEALKKVRDSGEYDKIHAKYFAKEGDKAAAASQAASQPEAAK; encoded by the coding sequence ATGAACATGAAAAAATGGATTGCAGCCGCCCTCGCCTGCTCCGCGCTGGCACTCTCCGCCTGCGGCGGCCAAAGCAAAGACGCTTCCTCGTCAGCCCCTAAAGCCGACAAAGTGTACCGCGTCGCCGCCAACGCCGAATTCGCCCCTTTCGAATCATTGGATTCCGCCGGCAACGTTGAAGGTTTCGACGTCGATTTGATGAACGCGATGGCAAAAGCCGGCGGATTCAAAGTCGAAGTCAAACACCAGCCTTGGGACAGCCTCTTCCCCGCGCTCAAAAACGGCGATACGGATATCGTCATCTCAGGCGTAACCATTACCGACGAGCGCAAGCAGTCCATGGATTTCACCGACCCTTATTTTGAAATCACCCAAGTCGTCCTCGTTCCCAAAGGTAAAAAAGTCGCCTCTTCAGACGACCTCAAAAACATGGCGAAAGTCGGTGTCGTTACCGGACAAACCGGCGACTTCTCCGTTTCCAAACTCTTGGGCAACGACAATCCTAAAATCGCCCGCTTCGAGAGCGTTCCTTTGGTCATCAAAGAGCTGGAAAACGGCGGCGTCGATGCCGTAGTCAGCGACAGCGCGGTCATCGCCAACTATGTGAAAAACAACCCGACCAAAAGCATGGACTTCATCACCCTGCCTGATTTCACGATTGAAAACTACGGCATCGCCGCACGCAAAGGCGACGAAGCGACCGTCAAAATGCTGAACGAAGCGCTGAAAAAAGTACGCGACAGCGGCGAATACGACAAAATCCACGCCAAATACTTCGCCAAAGAAGGCGATAAAGCGGCAGCCGCCAGCCAAGCAGCCAGCCAGCCTGAAGCAGCCAAATAA